A genomic segment from Nocardia cyriacigeorgica GUH-2 encodes:
- a CDS encoding acyl-CoA carboxylase subunit beta, producing the protein MSGTREKLEQLRDILELAEEPAGEAGIAKRKQKGIPSARQRVRALVDPGSFVEIGALVRQPATGDAMYGDGVVTGRGRIDGRPVVVIAHDQTVFGGSVGEMFGRKVAAALDFALDNACPVVAINDSGGARIQDAVTSLAWYALMSRRQGKLSGFVPQVSIMLGKCAAGSVYAPVNTDVLIATEKSYMFVTGPEVIKEVTGEEVSMEELGGAHVQAANGTVHHVAATEEDAFAWARQYLSYLPSSCLEQPPVVNPGLEPERTDSDLELNAIIPDADSHGYDMHEILLRIFDDGEFHEISAATAPNLITGFSRVDGRSVGVVANQPMALGGAIDAQCSDKATHFIRLCNAFGLPLIFVVDTPGVLPGVEEERNGVIKRGGRFFRAVLEATVPIVTVVVRKAYGGGYAVMGCKQLGADISLAWPTARIAVMGAQSAVSIVGRKQLSMVPADQRAAVRDYMIDQYNATTATPWIAAERGYIDAVIEPADTRLEIRRALRLLREKGSVAEHDPRRHSLFPV; encoded by the coding sequence ATGAGCGGTACACGAGAAAAGCTGGAACAGCTGCGGGACATCCTGGAGCTCGCCGAAGAACCGGCAGGCGAAGCCGGAATCGCCAAACGCAAACAGAAGGGCATACCCAGCGCCAGGCAGCGGGTGCGCGCGCTGGTGGACCCGGGCAGCTTCGTCGAAATCGGTGCCCTGGTGCGCCAGCCCGCCACCGGTGATGCCATGTACGGCGACGGCGTGGTGACCGGACGCGGCCGCATCGACGGCAGGCCGGTGGTGGTCATCGCCCACGACCAGACCGTCTTCGGCGGCTCGGTCGGCGAGATGTTCGGCCGCAAGGTGGCCGCCGCGCTGGACTTCGCGCTCGACAACGCCTGCCCGGTGGTGGCGATCAACGACTCCGGTGGCGCCCGCATCCAGGACGCGGTCACCTCCCTGGCCTGGTATGCGCTGATGAGCCGCAGGCAGGGCAAGCTGTCCGGTTTCGTCCCGCAGGTGTCGATCATGCTCGGCAAGTGCGCGGCCGGATCGGTGTATGCGCCGGTCAACACCGACGTGCTGATCGCCACCGAGAAGTCGTACATGTTCGTCACCGGGCCGGAGGTCATCAAGGAGGTGACCGGCGAAGAGGTGAGCATGGAGGAGCTCGGCGGCGCGCATGTGCAGGCCGCCAACGGCACCGTGCACCACGTCGCCGCCACCGAGGAGGACGCCTTCGCCTGGGCACGCCAATACCTGAGCTATCTGCCGTCGAGTTGTCTGGAGCAGCCGCCGGTGGTCAACCCCGGTCTCGAACCCGAGCGCACCGACTCCGATCTCGAGCTCAATGCGATCATCCCGGACGCCGACTCCCACGGCTACGACATGCACGAGATCCTGCTGCGCATCTTCGACGACGGCGAATTCCACGAGATCAGCGCCGCCACCGCACCGAATCTGATCACCGGCTTCAGCCGGGTCGACGGCCGCAGCGTGGGCGTGGTCGCCAACCAGCCGATGGCCCTCGGCGGCGCCATCGACGCCCAGTGCTCGGACAAGGCGACCCATTTCATCCGGCTGTGCAACGCGTTCGGGCTGCCGCTGATCTTCGTCGTCGACACCCCGGGCGTGCTGCCGGGTGTGGAGGAGGAACGCAACGGGGTGATCAAACGCGGCGGGCGCTTCTTCCGGGCCGTGCTGGAAGCCACGGTGCCGATCGTGACGGTGGTGGTGCGCAAGGCCTACGGCGGCGGTTACGCGGTCATGGGCTGCAAACAGCTGGGCGCCGATATCAGCCTGGCCTGGCCGACCGCGCGGATCGCGGTGATGGGTGCGCAGAGCGCGGTGAGCATCGTCGGGCGCAAGCAGTTGTCGATGGTGCCCGCCGACCAGCGCGCGGCGGTGCGCGACTACATGATCGACCAGTACAACGCCACCACCGCCACCCCGTGGATCGCGGCCGAACGCGGCTACATCGACGCCGTCATCGAACCGGCCGACACCCGGCTCGAGATCCGGCGCGCGTTGCGGTTGCTGCGGGAAAAGGGCAGCGTCGCCGAGCACGATCCGCGGCGGCACAGCCTGTTCCCGGTGTAG
- a CDS encoding alpha/beta hydrolase, whose amino-acid sequence MSTRLPVTAAAMALVAAVCVTPAAAEPTESVPVLGSPGPGVETAVTRTSLIRVEVLDKQRIRLHIASAAMRRVIAIDTLIGTGPAPRPTLYLLDGVDGEKTSGWLTKGGAAEFFAGKPVDVVLTTGGTGSMYSDWVRSDAALGLNRWETFLTEELPPLVETYLGGTGVRAIAGVSMGAQAAMMLTQRHPGMYRAVAGMSGCYSTADPLGRAVTTITVASRGGNPENLWGPPSSPEWAAHDSLLGAEQLRGTAIYLSAATGAPTGVDLTEVARAPDIVAALGEMGGGAALEAGARSCTERMAARLDELGIPATVELLDQGMHTWPDFRAQLPRTWPTLATALGVSSTPPR is encoded by the coding sequence ATGAGTACACGACTACCGGTGACGGCGGCGGCGATGGCACTGGTCGCCGCCGTCTGCGTGACGCCCGCGGCCGCCGAACCCACAGAATCGGTGCCCGTGCTGGGTTCGCCCGGCCCTGGCGTCGAAACCGCCGTCACCCGAACATCTTTGATTCGTGTGGAGGTACTCGACAAGCAGCGCATCCGGCTGCATATCGCGTCGGCGGCGATGCGGCGGGTGATCGCCATCGACACCCTGATCGGCACCGGCCCGGCCCCGCGCCCGACGCTGTATCTGCTCGACGGCGTCGACGGCGAGAAGACCTCGGGCTGGCTGACCAAGGGCGGGGCGGCGGAATTCTTCGCCGGCAAACCGGTCGACGTCGTGCTCACCACCGGCGGCACCGGCAGCATGTACAGCGACTGGGTGCGCTCCGACGCCGCCCTGGGCCTGAATCGGTGGGAAACCTTTCTCACCGAGGAACTGCCGCCGCTGGTGGAGACCTATCTCGGCGGCACCGGCGTCCGCGCGATCGCAGGGGTGTCGATGGGTGCGCAGGCGGCGATGATGCTCACCCAGCGTCATCCGGGGATGTACCGGGCGGTGGCGGGAATGAGCGGCTGCTATTCGACCGCCGATCCGCTGGGTCGCGCGGTCACCACCATCACCGTCGCCTCCCGCGGCGGTAACCCGGAGAACCTGTGGGGGCCGCCGTCGTCGCCGGAATGGGCCGCCCACGACAGCCTGCTCGGCGCCGAACAGTTGCGTGGCACCGCGATCTACCTGTCGGCGGCCACCGGCGCGCCGACCGGCGTCGACCTGACCGAGGTGGCGCGGGCGCCCGATATCGTCGCGGCGCTGGGGGAGATGGGCGGTGGCGCGGCCCTGGAAGCGGGCGCGCGCTCGTGTACCGAGCGCATGGCCGCCCGCCTCGACGAACTCGGTATCCCGGCCACGGTGGAGCTGCTGGACCAGGGCATGCACACCTGGCCCGACTTCCGGGCGCAGCTGCCGCGCACCTGGCCGACGCTGGCGACCGCACTCGGGGTGTCGTCCACCCCGCCGCGCTGA
- a CDS encoding YdcF family protein: MASPTRIHSAGRPHRKRVGLRLTAATLLGAAALIGSGLHSPAAAADSTGSAEFVSGPLVQVHGPGTAIVVLGYGLLPDGSMRPELVARLRAGYIQALLAPGSPIIVTGGNPRNGVSEAVAMADWLVRHGIPAERVHLDPAAVDTVQNAHHSARIMQEIGARDAVVVTSADHIDRAVASFIGAGVPVAAAVTPDHNPVPAWVFGPMR; the protein is encoded by the coding sequence ATGGCATCGCCGACCCGCATCCATTCCGCCGGCAGGCCGCACCGCAAGCGAGTCGGGCTGCGGCTGACCGCAGCCACGCTGCTCGGTGCGGCCGCGCTGATCGGCTCGGGTCTGCACTCCCCCGCGGCCGCCGCCGATTCGACGGGTTCGGCCGAGTTCGTGTCCGGGCCGCTGGTCCAGGTGCACGGGCCGGGCACCGCGATCGTGGTGCTGGGCTATGGGCTCCTACCCGACGGCAGCATGCGGCCCGAGCTGGTCGCGCGGTTACGCGCCGGCTACATCCAGGCGCTGCTGGCGCCGGGCTCGCCGATCATCGTCACCGGCGGCAACCCGCGCAACGGTGTCAGCGAGGCCGTCGCCATGGCGGATTGGCTGGTACGCCACGGTATTCCGGCCGAGCGGGTGCATCTGGATCCGGCCGCGGTCGACACCGTGCAGAACGCACACCATTCGGCGCGGATCATGCAGGAGATCGGCGCCCGCGACGCCGTCGTGGTGACCTCGGCCGACCATATCGACCGCGCCGTCGCCAGCTTCATCGGCGCGGGCGTGCCGGTCGCCGCGGCCGTCACCCCCGACCACAATCCGGTCCCCGCCTGGGTGTTCGGGCCCATGCGCTGA
- a CDS encoding fused (3R)-hydroxyacyl-ACP dehydratase subunits HadA/HadB, with amino-acid sequence MSEAATTLAPADQVRALLDHRYRSSHRYTVGREKIREYARAVQDRHPAHWDESAAAALGYPGLIAPSTFASIILLRVHREILDTVLTGYDPARILHADQVIDIGRPLIAGDELTCDIYFESFRHFADYDVMAIKSVLTDATGEVVQTGSTALLARTGEAERLGEAVRRVAMTDPRADAVPGTITAAGPETVSAVVPRHIPCTTIDPASLRVGAVLPPTVLWLSRGDLVNYAGVTGDTNPVLFDERTAIECGLPTVVAPGMLKLGLAAGYLSSWLGDPAAVTRLRAQFAHNTHYLRVPALASSPIEFSGRITSLDASGRRGTVAIDARSHGRKLFGYAAAEVRFTA; translated from the coding sequence ATGTCCGAGGCAGCCACCACTCTCGCCCCCGCCGATCAGGTGCGGGCCCTGCTCGACCACCGTTACCGGTCCTCGCACCGGTATACCGTGGGCCGGGAGAAGATCCGCGAATACGCCCGTGCGGTACAGGACCGCCACCCGGCGCACTGGGACGAATCCGCCGCCGCCGCACTCGGATACCCGGGTCTGATCGCACCGTCGACGTTCGCCTCGATCATCCTGCTGCGAGTGCACCGGGAGATCCTGGACACCGTGCTCACCGGCTACGACCCGGCCCGGATCCTGCACGCCGATCAGGTGATCGACATCGGCCGTCCACTCATCGCCGGCGACGAGTTGACCTGCGATATCTACTTCGAATCCTTCCGCCATTTCGCCGATTACGACGTGATGGCGATCAAGAGCGTGCTCACCGACGCCACCGGTGAGGTGGTGCAGACCGGGTCGACCGCGCTGCTGGCACGAACCGGTGAGGCCGAACGTCTCGGCGAGGCGGTACGCCGGGTGGCGATGACCGATCCGCGCGCCGACGCGGTGCCCGGCACCATCACCGCGGCCGGCCCGGAAACGGTGTCCGCGGTGGTGCCGCGGCACATACCGTGCACCACGATCGATCCCGCGTCGCTGCGGGTCGGCGCCGTGCTGCCACCGACGGTGTTGTGGCTCTCGCGGGGTGATCTGGTGAATTACGCGGGCGTCACCGGCGATACGAACCCGGTGTTGTTCGACGAACGCACCGCCATCGAATGTGGGCTGCCCACCGTGGTGGCGCCGGGCATGCTCAAGCTCGGGCTGGCGGCGGGGTATCTGAGTTCCTGGCTCGGCGATCCCGCCGCGGTCACCCGGCTGCGCGCGCAATTCGCGCACAACACCCACTATCTGCGGGTGCCGGCGCTGGCGTCGAGCCCGATCGAGTTCAGCGGCCGGATCACCTCACTCGATGCGAGCGGACGTCGCGGTACCGTTGCCATCGATGCACGCTCGCACGGGCGCAAACTGTTCGGCTATGCCGCCGCCGAAGTGCGCTTCACCGCCTGA
- a CDS encoding acyl-ACP desaturase, giving the protein MTTALTDRDILRELEPIAERQLHDHLRKAKSWNPHDYVPWDDGRNFAALGGIDWEPGQSKLSDVARVAMVTNLLTEDNLPSYHRELADTFTQDGVWGTWVGRWTAEENRHSIVMRDYLVVTRAVDPVALEQARMTHMSTGVAKPERGSQFLRSTAYVTFQELATRISHRNTGIACQEPIAERMLQRIAADENLHMIFYRTISGAALDLAPDDMLRAITDVVTRFQMPGLTQPDFRRNSVLLAKNGIYDLRQHLDVVLRPVLRAWRVFDRTDLGGEGERARDELHAFLDNLERRAVRFEERREAVAARRAERSAAAG; this is encoded by the coding sequence GTGACCACCGCGCTGACCGATCGCGACATCTTGCGCGAACTGGAACCGATCGCCGAACGCCAGCTCCACGATCATCTCCGCAAAGCCAAGTCCTGGAATCCGCACGACTATGTGCCCTGGGACGACGGCCGCAATTTCGCGGCGCTGGGCGGCATCGATTGGGAACCGGGACAATCGAAGCTGTCGGACGTAGCGCGCGTGGCCATGGTCACCAATCTGCTCACCGAAGACAATCTGCCGTCCTATCACCGCGAATTGGCCGACACCTTCACCCAGGACGGTGTCTGGGGCACCTGGGTGGGACGCTGGACCGCCGAGGAGAACCGGCACTCCATCGTCATGCGCGACTACCTGGTGGTGACCAGGGCCGTCGACCCGGTCGCGCTGGAACAGGCCCGCATGACCCATATGAGCACCGGTGTGGCGAAACCGGAGCGGGGCTCGCAATTCCTGCGCTCCACCGCCTACGTCACCTTTCAGGAACTGGCCACCCGGATCAGTCACCGCAATACCGGAATCGCCTGCCAGGAACCGATCGCCGAACGCATGCTCCAGCGCATCGCCGCCGACGAAAACCTGCACATGATCTTCTACCGCACCATCAGTGGCGCCGCCCTGGATCTGGCACCCGACGACATGCTGCGCGCGATCACCGATGTGGTGACCCGGTTCCAGATGCCCGGCCTGACCCAACCGGATTTCCGCCGCAATTCGGTGCTGTTGGCCAAGAACGGCATCTACGACCTGCGCCAGCACCTGGATGTGGTGCTGCGGCCGGTGCTGCGGGCCTGGCGGGTCTTCGACCGCACCGACCTCGGCGGCGAGGGCGAACGAGCCCGCGACGAACTGCACGCCTTCCTCGACAATCTCGAACGGCGCGCGGTGCGGTTCGAGGAACGTCGCGAGGCCGTGGCCGCGCGCCGGGCGGAACGAAGCGCTGCGGCCGGATGA
- a CDS encoding helix-turn-helix domain-containing protein has product MVLGGRLRRLREGAGITREAAGEHIRGSHSKISRIELGRTPIRERDLVDLLTLYGMTDPAEVGEFRRLAEEAGSSGWWHRDNDWLPKWFDMYLGLEQAAAMIRGYEPRAVPELLQTPDYARALIRLAHPTESEDGIERRVALRMRRQEILTRPDPPQLWLMVEEAALRRRIGGTAVWSEQLDRLLAAVEQPNVTVQLLADHVGGPALTEGAFTMLRFAEPDLPDIVYIQQLTGALYLDKRADLDAYRTVANQLSVHAAAPEHTPDLLRALRSREQPILRHPSAE; this is encoded by the coding sequence ATGGTGCTCGGCGGCCGGTTACGGCGCTTGCGGGAAGGGGCCGGCATCACCCGGGAGGCGGCCGGTGAGCACATCCGTGGCTCGCATTCCAAGATCAGCCGCATCGAACTGGGCCGCACACCCATCCGGGAACGCGATCTGGTGGACCTGCTCACGCTCTACGGCATGACCGATCCCGCCGAGGTCGGCGAATTCCGCAGGCTCGCAGAGGAAGCGGGCAGTTCGGGATGGTGGCACCGCGACAACGACTGGCTGCCCAAATGGTTCGACATGTACCTCGGGCTCGAACAGGCCGCGGCGATGATCCGCGGCTACGAGCCGCGCGCGGTGCCCGAACTGTTGCAGACCCCCGACTACGCCCGCGCCCTCATCCGGCTCGCTCATCCCACCGAATCCGAGGACGGCATCGAACGCCGGGTCGCGCTGCGGATGCGCCGCCAGGAGATTCTCACCCGGCCCGATCCGCCGCAGCTGTGGCTGATGGTGGAGGAAGCGGCATTGCGGCGTCGCATCGGCGGGACGGCGGTGTGGAGCGAACAGCTCGACCGCTTGCTGGCGGCGGTGGAGCAGCCGAATGTGACGGTGCAGCTGCTCGCCGATCACGTCGGCGGTCCGGCGCTGACCGAGGGCGCGTTCACCATGTTGCGGTTCGCCGAACCCGATCTGCCCGACATCGTCTACATCCAGCAGCTCACCGGCGCACTGTATCTGGACAAACGCGCCGACTTGGATGCCTACCGGACGGTGGCCAACCAGCTGTCGGTGCACGCCGCTGCGCCGGAACACACCCCCGATCTGCTGCGCGCGCTGCGTTCCCGGGAACAGCCGATCCTGCGCCACCCCAGCGCCGAATAG